The Thermanaeromonas sp. C210 genome segment GGTGCACAACACTCTTGTACAATCCCAGCCTTTCGCTCAGTTCTGTAACTCCCCATTCGGGCTTATCAAAAGTGAAGCACTCCAAAAGTCTCAGAAGCCTATTGCCTATTTCCAGCCTCGCCGTCTTCTTGCTGGCCATGGGATGGCTCCTTCTTGGGTGTCTCATATAAGAACGCTGTTCTTTCTTATAAGAAAGAATTCTACATTCATCGCCCCTTTCCTCCATAACTTATAAAAAATTTCTGCTTTAGATTTTGGTAACAGTTTTTCTCACTATGGACAGGGCTGTTTCAATATCCTCCCGGGAAATATCCTTATGGGTTACGAACCGCAGGGCATCAGGCCCCAGGACATTACATTTCACGCCCTGCCGGGCCAGCTCTTCGGCCAATGCCGCGGCTCCCGGCCGTCCCACTACTTTTACCACTACTATGTTGGTCTGCACTTGACTCAGGTCTACGTGTAACCCCGGGATTTCTGCGAGCCCCTCGGCCAGGAGGCGGGCGTGGGCGTGGTCTTCGGCCAGGCGACGAATATTCTGCAGGGCCACCAAACCCGCGGCCGCTAAAATACCGGCCTGCCGCCATCCCCCGCCTAGCGCTTTACGGTAGCGCCGCGCCTTGTCAATGAACTGTCGGCTGCCCGCCAGCACCGAGCCCACCGGGGCGCCCAATCCCTTGGAAAGGGAAAACATTACGCTGTCGCAATAGCGCGTGAACTCCCTTGCGTCGCAGTTCAAGGCTACGGCGGCATTAAAGATCCTTGCGCCGTCCAAATGTACGAAAAGCCCTCGCTCCTTGGCCAGGTCATATATTTCTTTACTAACCTCACGCGATATAACGGTCCCGCCGCCCCGGTTAAAGGTATTTTCTAAGCAGACCAGCCTGGTAATGGGAAAATGGATATTGGCCGGGCGGAAGGCCTGGCGCAAGACTCCCGGCCCGGCTTCGGAATTCAAGCCTTCCAGGGGCTTTAGCTGCAGGCCTCCCAGCATGGCTGCAGCGCCCACTTCGTAGTAGTAAATATGTGATTCCGCATCGACAATTACCTCATCGCCCCGTTCTGTGTGGGCCAGGAGGGCGATCTGGTTGGCCATGGTGCCACTGGCTACGAAAAGGGCTGCTTCCTTACCCAGCAGCTCAGCAGCAGCTTGTTCCAGCTTATTTACGGTAGGATCTTCTCCGTAAACATCGTCGCCTACCTCGGCGCGGGCCATGGCAGCCCGCATTTCCTCGCTGGGTACGGTGACCGTGTCACTGCGCAGATCGATGATTTTCATACTCTTGCCTCCATGTTGGAAACTATACCTCTTTTACTATACTGGCCCGAGGTACCGTGGTCAAGGACAACAACCGAGTGATACTCTCGCGTCCCCGACGGTCACCGGCAGCCATTTCGGGCCACCTGTCCAGGGGGAAGAATCTGTGGATAGGACCACGTCTTGAAAAACAGGCTTTCACTTCCTCCGCGGGTCCCCGGGGATTAAACAATTCCGCTGATTACTCATATCCACCTTACCTTCCCTCTAAATTATTATATCCCTTAACTGGCCCAAACCTAATAGGTGTAACCGGTGCAGTCCTTTACGGGTGGTTTTTGCATCTTGAAGTAAAGGAAACTCCTATATCGACGGCGTCAGCCCTTGTTCGGTAACTAATTTCAAGGGTAAACCCGGGGCTTTTCTTCCCCCCGGAGTACCCGCAACGCACCCTCCACCATGGCCCGCATTTCTTCCTCGCCCGGGTATACAAGGACAGGGGCAATCCATTGGGTCCGTTCGCGGACCCATCCCGTGAAGAGTTCCGAGAAGGCTAGGCCGCCGGTAAGCACAATGTAATCCACCTGGCCGGCAAGGACGCAGGCCATGGCGCCGATCTCCTTGGCCACCTGATAGGCCATAGCCTCGAATACTAATCGGGCCTGGCCATCGCCGGATTTAACCCGTTTCTCGACCTCGGAGGCATCGTTGGTTCCCAAATAGGCCACCAGGCCGCCTTGACCCACCAGTTTACGGTCCAGCTCCCTGGCGGTGTACTTGCCGTTATAACACAGCTGTACGAGCCTGCGCACAGGCACGTGACCTGACCGTTCCGGTGAAAAGGGCCCTTCCTCGGTGGCGTTAGTGCCGTCGATGAAACGGCCACACCTGCTGGCCACCACCGAAATGCCGCCGCCGAGGTGGGCTAAAACAAGATTCAGATCTTCAAATTTCCGGCCGACATCACCCGCCATCCGGCGGCCTACTGCCTTGAGGTTGAGGGCGTGCAGTATGCTCCGGCGTGGTAATTCGGGCAGGCCCGAGAACCTGGCGAGGGGCTCAAATTCATCGACCGATGGCGGATCGACGAAAAAGGAGGGGACGCCGTGCTTATCGGCAATACCTTTGGCCAACTGCACGCCGAGATTGCTGACATGCTGGCCCTGAACACCGATGAGCGCGTCCTCGATGACGCGCTCATCAATGAGGTATACTCCACCCTCAATGGGTTTGAGCAGACCACCGCGGCCAACTACGGCCGACAATTTCGCCAGGTCAAAGCCCGATTGGGCCAGGCATTTCAGGACTTGCTCCTTCCGGTATTCGTACTGGGCCGAAATGTCCCCGCCAAAAGACGCCAGTTCCCGAGCTGAATGATACACGGTTTTTTGAAAGAGGGGTTTTTCGTTTTCGTAGACGGCGAGTTTCGTCGAAGTCGAGCCCGGGTTGATGGCCAGGATATAGAATACAGTCTTCAAATGCGCTCACCTTTCTGGGCAACCGCGGTACCGCAGGCCAGGGCCATCTCAATTCCCCGGTTCAGGGCCTTTTCATTGAGGGGGATAAGGTCCTGCCGATGTCCAGGGATCATGTGTCTAAGGGCCTCCAGGACCGAGGCCTTAGATACGCAGCGGGTGGCGCCCAGGAAGGCGCCCAGGGCTACCATGTTGGCCACCCGGGAATCGCCGAGTTCCACGGCCGTCTCGTTGGCGGGCACCTCAAGCACTTTGACGTCCTCCCGTTTAACCTTGCGGGGGATAAGGGAAAGATTGACTACTATGAGTCCCCCCGGCCGGACGCTGCCCTCGAATTTATCCAGAGAAGGCCCATTCATGGCTATGATCCCGGTAGGCTCGGCTACAACCGGCGACCCCACTTCCCGGTCGGATACCACCACCGAACAGTTGGCTGTACCTCCGCGCATCTCCGGTCCGTAGGACGGCATCCACGAGACGTTTTTGCCCTCCAACATACCGGCATAAGCCAGCAGTTCGCCAATTAGCATGACGCCCTGGCCGCCGAAGCCGGCTATAATGACTTCATGGGTCATCAGGCCGGCACCTCCCCGCCACCTTTAAACTCGCCCAAGGGATAATAGCTGATCATATTCTCCTTAAGCCACCTCAGGGCTTCTAAGGGCGTCATACCCCAGTTGACCGGACAGGTCGATAAGACCTCCACCAGGGAAAAACCCTTGCCTACGAGCTGAATTTGGAAGGCCTTCTTAATCGCCCGTCTGGCCTTAGCCACTGCGGCCGGGTCGGTGACGGTGACGCGCGCAGTGTAGGCCGTGCCGTCCAGGGTGGCGAGCATCTCGCATACTCGAATCGGATAGCCGTCCCGTCCTGTCTTTCGGCCACCCGGGGTAGTAGTGGCCACCTGGCCCACGAGGGTGGTGGGGGCCATCTGGCCGCCGGTCATCCCGTAAGTACCGTTATTGACGAAAATAACAGTGATATTCTCACCCCTGGCAGCGGCATGGACGATCTCCGCCGTGCCAATGGAAGCCAGATCCCCGTCCCCCTGATAGGTAAAAACCACCCTGTCGGGCAAGACCCTCTTTATGCCCGTGGCAACGGCCGGAGCCCGGCCATGGGCTGCCTCTTGCATGTCTAAATTGAAATATCTGTGAGATAGAACTGAACAGCCTACGGAAGCTACACCAACGGTCCGTTCCTGCACGCCCAACTCTTCTATGACCTCAGCTACCAGCCGGTGAATAATGCCGTGGGTACACCCCGGGCAGTAATGGGTATGGGCGTCCGTAAGAGTCCGGGGCTTGGCAAAGACAGTTCGCATTAGTCGTTAACCCTCCCCAGGAGCTTGCGCACTTCTTCAACGATGGCGGCAGGTGTCGGCATCATGCCACCGGCGCGGCCGTAAAATGCCACTTGGCCCCGGCCGCTGATTACCAGGCGGACGTCTTCCACCATCTGGCCGTAATTCATCTCCACCACCAGAAACTTCTTAATGCCCAGGGCCAGGGCCTTCTCAAAGGGCTGTTCAGGAAAGGGCCAGCCGGTTATGGGCCGGATAAGACCCATCTTCAGGCCCGCAGCCCGTCCTTTTTCCATGGCACTACGGCAAATGCGGGCAGCGGTGCCGTAAGCCACCAGGGCCACATCCGCATCATCAAGGTTGACAGTCTCCCACCGTTTCTCGCGGGCCGAAATCTCGGCGTATTTTTTCTGCAGCCTCAGGTTAAGCTTTTCCAGCTCCTCCGGCTCCAGGTAGAGAGAGTTAATGACGTTGCGCGGCCTGTCTCCCTTCCACCCCGTGGTAGCCCACGGCCTAAAAGGCTTTTCGGTAACAGGCTCATCCACAAAACTCACCGGCTCCATGGCTTGTCCCAGGACTGCATCGGCCAGAAGCATTACCGGGTTGCGGTACCGGTCGGCCAATTCAAAGGCCAGCCGGGTCAAATCGACCATTTCCTGGATGGAGGCCGGTAGGAGGACAATCAGGTGATAATCGCCATGACCGCCGCCTTTGGTGGCCTGAAAATAATCGCCCTGAGCCGCCTGGATGCCCCCCAGGCCCGGCCCGCCCCGAGCCATATTGACGATGACCGCCGGCAATTCGGCGGCAGCCAGGTAGGATATGCCCTCCTGCATAAGGCTGATCCCCGGGCTGGACGAGGAAGTCATCACCCGGGCACCGGCGCCGGAGGCCCCGTAAAGCATGTTGATGGCCGCAACTTCACTTTCCGCCTGGACAAAGGTGCCGCCTACTTCAGGCAGCCTACGGGACATATATTCCGGAATTTCATTTTGGGGCGTTATGGGATAACCCGCAAAGAAACGGCAGCCGGCCCGAACGGCCGCCTCTGCCAAGGCTTCGTTCCCCTTCATTAATCTTCTATCACCCATTGGCGCCACCTGTCCCCTCCTGACGGTATACGGAAATGGCCACATCCGGGCACATCTGGGCACATAAACCGCAGGCCATACATTGGTCCTGCTCGGTTACCTTGGCCGGGTGAAAGCCTTTGGAGTTCATCTGTTCTCTGGTCAGGTAGATGATCTTCTTCGGGCAAAAGGCCACACATAGCCCGCAGCCCTTGCAGCGTTCTTCATCGAACTTGACCGGCATTTGGCTCCTCCTTTTCCGCATCCTTTCCGGCGACCCGCCAGGGCCGTTAGCCTAACCGTCGGCCGGCAAAAGAGACGGAGAGTCCCTCCCTAGGGTGCCGATACCCGGCACCCAAGACTGTCCGGGGTTAACGGCAGGCCTCGTGTGCCTCCACCGTTATCCCCGGCTTATTCTACCGGTGCTACCGCGGAATGAAAGTACGATGGACGCCGTGGATGCGCGCGATCCGTTCTTCGGCCATACGGTCGGCGGCAATGTAGGTAGGAATGTTCTGTTCTTCGGCTATCTTAAATACCTTGAGGACCCTGTCGTAGATGCCGGCGGCCTTCTTGAGGGCCCGCTCCCGGTCGTATCCCCGCAATTCCTCGGCAATATTGATTACCCCGCCGGCGTTCACAATATAGTCCGGGGCGTAAAAGATGCCCTTCTCTCGGAGGATGTCACCGTGTCTTTCTTCCTTAAGCTGGTTGTTGGCCGCCCCTACAATAACCTTGCACTTGAACTGGGGAATAGTATGATCGTTTATAATTCCGCCCAGGGCGTTCGGGGAAAAGATGTCGCAGTCGACCCCGTAGATATCCCCGGGGGCTACGGCAGTAGCCCCAAATTCTCCAACTACCCTGTCTACTGCTGCGGGATCGAGATCAGTCGCGATGAGCCTCGCTCCTTCCTCCGCCAGGTAGCGACAGAGAGCATAGCCTACGTGACCGAGGCCCTGAACGGCCACTACCTTGCCTTTAAGAGAATCATTTCCCCAGACAACAAGGGCGGTGGCCTTCATACCCATGTAGGTACCGTAAGCAGTAACCGGCGAGGGGTCGCCGCTCAGCCCGGCCAGGCCGGCGACGTATTGCGTCTCCATGCGGATGTACTCCATATCGTCTACGCTCGTTCCCACGTCTTCAGCCGTAATGTAGCGACCGCCCAGGGTATCGACGAAGCGGCCGAAGGCTCGGAAGAGTTCCTCACTCTTATCAGTCCTGGGATTGCCGATGATAACCGCCTTCCCCCCGCCGAGATTGAGACCCGCGGCGGCGTTCTTGTAGGTCATACCACGGGCTAGCCGGAGGGCGTCTAACACCGCTTCGTCCTCACTGGCATAGGGCCACATGCGCAATCCCCCCAGGGCAGGCCCGAGGGTAGTGTCATGGATGCAAATAACGGCCCTAAGACCGCTGATCCGGTCGTGACACATTACTAGTTGCTCGTATCCGTATTGTTCCATATACTTGAAGACTTCCATATGGTTCAACCTCCGTATAGGTATGGCTACCGAAGATCTGCCCACAGTTAACAGGCTGACGACGGCGCTCCTTTGAAGCCACTGGAGGCTCCATTTATACCTCGGTCCTATGTCATTGCCATAAAAATCTCAGAAAACCTTAGGGTTTGACACCTTCTTAGAGAACTTCCCTCAGGTCATAGAAAGGTATTCCTACTGCCTCGGCTACACCCTTGCACGTGACTTTACCGTCGATTACATTAACCCCTGCTGCCAAACACGGGTTATCCTGTATAGCCCGTAAGTACCCCTTGTTGGCTACTTCTAAGATATAGGGCAGGGTCACGTTGGTAAGGGCAAAGGTAGAAGTGCGGGGAACCGCACCCGGTATATTGGCTACGGAGTAATGCACTACTCCGTGTTTTATATAGGTGGGTTCAGCATGGGTGGTCACCCGGTCGATGGTGGCGATGCACCCACCCTGGTCTATGGCCACATCTACGACCACGGACCCGGGTTTCATGGCTTTGATCATTTCCTCTGTCACCAAGCGGGGCGCCCGAGCGCCGGGGATGAGCACTGCCCCGATCAGAAGGTCAGCCCCTTTCACCGCATCCGCCAGGTTGTAGGTATTAGACATAAGTGTCTCTACGCGGCCCTGGAAAACATCATCCAGGTATCTCAACCTTTCGGCACTGATGTCCAGGATAGTCACCCGGGCCCCCATGCCTACAGCAATCTTGGCAGCATTGGTACCGACCACTCCCCCACCAACTATGACCACCGAGGCCGGAGGAACGCCCGGAACACCGCCCAAGAGCAACCCGGCACCACCACTGTGCTTTTCCAGCAGCCGGGCACCAATCTGCACCGCCATCCTCCCTGCCACTTCGCTCATGGGGGTAAGCAGGGGCAGGCTCCCATCCGGTGCAGTCACCGTTTCGTAAGCTATAGCTACTACGCCCTTTTCGACCAGGCACTTGGTCAAAGGGGCATCCGCCGCCAGATGAAGGTAGGTGAACAATATCTGTCCTTCCCGGAACAGCGGATATTCCGCCGGCAAGGGTTCTTTCACCTTAACAACCATATCTGCCCGCCCATACACTTCTTCATGGGAGTCAACAATTTCGGCCCCAGCTCTGGTGTATTCCTCATCGGTTATACCGCTGCCCAACCCAGCCGACCTCTCTACCAGGACCCGGTGCCCTGCCTGCACTAAGGCCATAACGCCGGCTGGAACTAGGCCCACCCGGTTCTCGCTATTCTTAATCTCCTTAGGAACTCCGATAATCATTTATCCTTCCCGCCTCACTCAAAAGTAGTGTGAGGTGAGGCCACCTGCTGGCCAGGTGGACTCACCCTTTCAACTTTAACTTTGTGCCTGCTAACCCGGTTACGGTTTTGGGTAACTTATGGACTTACCTATATTTACCGTACTCTTCCCAAGCTTCCCACATGGCCATATAATTCTCGGGCGGAACGTCCGGCTGGACATTATGCACAGGTGTAAAGATAAAGCCGCCCCCCGGCGCCAGATCTTCAATCCGCCGCTTAACTTCATCCTTCACCTGCTGAGGGGTACCAAGGTTAAGTACCTGCTGAGTATCTACGCCGCCACCCCAGAAAGTTAGCACATCTCCGAATTCCTTCTTGAGCCTCTTAGTGTCCATGTTCTTAGCGCTCACCTGGACCGGGTTGAGAGCATCTATCCCCACCTCGATAAGGTCGGGAATGATTTCATATACGGCACCGCAGGAATGGAAGAAAATGTAGGCTTTGGAGTATTTCTTAATGGTACCAAACAACTCTTTCTGCCGTGGCTTGATATATTTCCGGTAGGTTTCCGGTGAAATAATCATACCGAATTGCGAGGCAAAATCATCCGCTTCTACTACAACGTCCACCAGGTCGCCCAGCTTGGACAGGGCCACCTCCCAATACCTGATCTTTATCTGTACCGTCTTATCCAGGATAGCGTTTGCCATCTTGGGATCACAGGCCAGATCCACAAAGAAGTTTTCGTATCCCCTCAGCCAATAAGCCATTTCTAGGAAGCCCGCCGATACTCCGGCTAGACATAAAGCTGCTCCGGTAGTCTCTGCCAGGCGCCGGGCCTCTTCTTCTACTCCCTCAAGGCGGCTCGGATCGGCCGGGTCCGGTATCTTGTAGTTAATCACTTCATCCGGGGTAGTAAAGTTAGCCAAGGGGTGGGTTTCCAGGTCAAAGTAAAGCCCACCGTCCCTGGGCATCCTCCATCCAATACCCCACTGGTCCTTGAACCGGATGTACTGGCCGTCTTCCTGAAATTCAAGTTGCCACCCGCGAGGCGGTCTAGAGAATACCGGCCGGAAGTCCACCTTGAGCAGCTGCAAAATGTCCTCATGGACTACGGCCAGCTGCTGGTGAATTTCTCCAACCTTAACCTCGTAATCCTTTTTGCCAAGGTAATCCAGGAGGTTACGATAGGCGATGCGGTGAATACCGGTAGTAACAGTACCCCACAGATCAAATGGTACCCGGTCAGGCTCCTGATGCCGCAAAGCCATTAGAGCTCGTTCCCTCGACTGCATGATATTGCACCTCTCCTTTTACAGGTTATCTAAGCAATAATCTGCCTTCCTTAATTACAACCTCTCCGTCCACCTCCACGGTCGGGTTCAGGACCAGCCCGTCCAGGTGGATGCCGGCTTCAACTGTCCCGCCGAAACCTCTGTTATCTCCAAAGGCAATATGGACGGTTCCAATAGCCTTCTCGTCTTCTAAGATGTTGCCGCTCACGATGGCCTTCTCATTGGTGCCGATACCCAGTTCGGCCAGAGCCGTGCCCGCCTCCCCGCACTTGGTGAGGGACTCCCACAGCCACCTCGCGGCCTCACCACCCTCCGCCCGGACCGCTAAGCCTTTCTTTACCTCGATGATTACGGGCTCCTCCAGGCGACCCCAGCCGGCCAGGGAACCATCCAGCACTAATATCCCTTCAGCCGATCCTTCCAACGGAGCTATATACGCTTCCCCTGCGGGAAGGTTGCCCGAAGCCCCGCGCTGCCGCAGTTCACCGGCATCCATGACCCCGATACGACCGGTGAGCTTCATGGTAATATCCGTCCCCGCGGGAGAGGTTACGCGGGCCACCTGGCCGGCAGTTAGCACCTCGGCGTATTTCTTGGTCAAGGAGCGCATGGCTTCATAGTCCACTGCCAGAGCCCGCGTCATCATCTCGGCGGTGATCATCGGCATACTGGCTACCCGGGCCCCGGCCTCGCAGGCCTTCCGGCGGGCCCTGGTGTGGGAAAGGGACTTGGAGGTGGGGAGCAACAACACGTCGGCCGCGGCCATGGCTGCGGCCACCGCTGCAGGCGGCTCTTCCCCGTGCCGGGAGCGCGGCGGGAATTCTACAAAGATGGCCTCGCGCGCCAGTTCCCTAGCCG includes the following:
- the ltaE gene encoding low-specificity L-threonine aldolase, with the translated sequence MKIIDLRSDTVTVPSEEMRAAMARAEVGDDVYGEDPTVNKLEQAAAELLGKEAALFVASGTMANQIALLAHTERGDEVIVDAESHIYYYEVGAAAMLGGLQLKPLEGLNSEAGPGVLRQAFRPANIHFPITRLVCLENTFNRGGGTVISREVSKEIYDLAKERGLFVHLDGARIFNAAVALNCDAREFTRYCDSVMFSLSKGLGAPVGSVLAGSRQFIDKARRYRKALGGGWRQAGILAAAGLVALQNIRRLAEDHAHARLLAEGLAEIPGLHVDLSQVQTNIVVVKVVGRPGAAALAEELARQGVKCNVLGPDALRFVTHKDISREDIETALSIVRKTVTKI
- the buk gene encoding butyrate kinase, with protein sequence MKTVFYILAINPGSTSTKLAVYENEKPLFQKTVYHSARELASFGGDISAQYEYRKEQVLKCLAQSGFDLAKLSAVVGRGGLLKPIEGGVYLIDERVIEDALIGVQGQHVSNLGVQLAKGIADKHGVPSFFVDPPSVDEFEPLARFSGLPELPRRSILHALNLKAVGRRMAGDVGRKFEDLNLVLAHLGGGISVVASRCGRFIDGTNATEEGPFSPERSGHVPVRRLVQLCYNGKYTARELDRKLVGQGGLVAYLGTNDASEVEKRVKSGDGQARLVFEAMAYQVAKEIGAMACVLAGQVDYIVLTGGLAFSELFTGWVRERTQWIAPVLVYPGEEEMRAMVEGALRVLRGEEKPRVYP
- a CDS encoding 2-oxoacid:acceptor oxidoreductase family protein, with amino-acid sequence MTHEVIIAGFGGQGVMLIGELLAYAGMLEGKNVSWMPSYGPEMRGGTANCSVVVSDREVGSPVVAEPTGIIAMNGPSLDKFEGSVRPGGLIVVNLSLIPRKVKREDVKVLEVPANETAVELGDSRVANMVALGAFLGATRCVSKASVLEALRHMIPGHRQDLIPLNEKALNRGIEMALACGTAVAQKGERI
- a CDS encoding thiamine pyrophosphate-dependent enzyme, whose protein sequence is MRTVFAKPRTLTDAHTHYCPGCTHGIIHRLVAEVIEELGVQERTVGVASVGCSVLSHRYFNLDMQEAAHGRAPAVATGIKRVLPDRVVFTYQGDGDLASIGTAEIVHAAARGENITVIFVNNGTYGMTGGQMAPTTLVGQVATTTPGGRKTGRDGYPIRVCEMLATLDGTAYTARVTVTDPAAVAKARRAIKKAFQIQLVGKGFSLVEVLSTCPVNWGMTPLEALRWLKENMISYYPLGEFKGGGEVPA
- a CDS encoding 3-methyl-2-oxobutanoate dehydrogenase subunit VorB, which translates into the protein MGDRRLMKGNEALAEAAVRAGCRFFAGYPITPQNEIPEYMSRRLPEVGGTFVQAESEVAAINMLYGASGAGARVMTSSSSPGISLMQEGISYLAAAELPAVIVNMARGGPGLGGIQAAQGDYFQATKGGGHGDYHLIVLLPASIQEMVDLTRLAFELADRYRNPVMLLADAVLGQAMEPVSFVDEPVTEKPFRPWATTGWKGDRPRNVINSLYLEPEELEKLNLRLQKKYAEISAREKRWETVNLDDADVALVAYGTAARICRSAMEKGRAAGLKMGLIRPITGWPFPEQPFEKALALGIKKFLVVEMNYGQMVEDVRLVISGRGQVAFYGRAGGMMPTPAAIVEEVRKLLGRVND
- a CDS encoding 4Fe-4S dicluster domain-containing protein encodes the protein MPVKFDEERCKGCGLCVAFCPKKIIYLTREQMNSKGFHPAKVTEQDQCMACGLCAQMCPDVAISVYRQEGTGGANG
- a CDS encoding Glu/Leu/Phe/Val dehydrogenase, with translation MEVFKYMEQYGYEQLVMCHDRISGLRAVICIHDTTLGPALGGLRMWPYASEDEAVLDALRLARGMTYKNAAAGLNLGGGKAVIIGNPRTDKSEELFRAFGRFVDTLGGRYITAEDVGTSVDDMEYIRMETQYVAGLAGLSGDPSPVTAYGTYMGMKATALVVWGNDSLKGKVVAVQGLGHVGYALCRYLAEEGARLIATDLDPAAVDRVVGEFGATAVAPGDIYGVDCDIFSPNALGGIINDHTIPQFKCKVIVGAANNQLKEERHGDILREKGIFYAPDYIVNAGGVINIAEELRGYDRERALKKAAGIYDRVLKVFKIAEEQNIPTYIAADRMAEERIARIHGVHRTFIPR
- the ald gene encoding alanine dehydrogenase, yielding MIIGVPKEIKNSENRVGLVPAGVMALVQAGHRVLVERSAGLGSGITDEEYTRAGAEIVDSHEEVYGRADMVVKVKEPLPAEYPLFREGQILFTYLHLAADAPLTKCLVEKGVVAIAYETVTAPDGSLPLLTPMSEVAGRMAVQIGARLLEKHSGGAGLLLGGVPGVPPASVVIVGGGVVGTNAAKIAVGMGARVTILDISAERLRYLDDVFQGRVETLMSNTYNLADAVKGADLLIGAVLIPGARAPRLVTEEMIKAMKPGSVVVDVAIDQGGCIATIDRVTTHAEPTYIKHGVVHYSVANIPGAVPRTSTFALTNVTLPYILEVANKGYLRAIQDNPCLAAGVNVIDGKVTCKGVAEAVGIPFYDLREVL
- a CDS encoding uroporphyrinogen decarboxylase family protein, translated to MQSRERALMALRHQEPDRVPFDLWGTVTTGIHRIAYRNLLDYLGKKDYEVKVGEIHQQLAVVHEDILQLLKVDFRPVFSRPPRGWQLEFQEDGQYIRFKDQWGIGWRMPRDGGLYFDLETHPLANFTTPDEVINYKIPDPADPSRLEGVEEEARRLAETTGAALCLAGVSAGFLEMAYWLRGYENFFVDLACDPKMANAILDKTVQIKIRYWEVALSKLGDLVDVVVEADDFASQFGMIISPETYRKYIKPRQKELFGTIKKYSKAYIFFHSCGAVYEIIPDLIEVGIDALNPVQVSAKNMDTKRLKKEFGDVLTFWGGGVDTQQVLNLGTPQQVKDEVKRRIEDLAPGGGFIFTPVHNVQPDVPPENYMAMWEAWEEYGKYR
- a CDS encoding aminopeptidase, with amino-acid sequence MLNHVDLKEIARRALVECLALQDTETALVVTDGLVPEVAGAFWQAARELAREAIFVEFPPRSRHGEEPPAAVAAAMAAADVLLLPTSKSLSHTRARRKACEAGARVASMPMITAEMMTRALAVDYEAMRSLTKKYAEVLTAGQVARVTSPAGTDITMKLTGRIGVMDAGELRQRGASGNLPAGEAYIAPLEGSAEGILVLDGSLAGWGRLEEPVIIEVKKGLAVRAEGGEAARWLWESLTKCGEAGTALAELGIGTNEKAIVSGNILEDEKAIGTVHIAFGDNRGFGGTVEAGIHLDGLVLNPTVEVDGEVVIKEGRLLLR